The sequence CAGCAGCCTTCGGGTACGCCGTCGGATGCCGCAACCATAGCAGTCGGTGCGGACCACGGCGGCTTCGAACTCAAATCATCGATCATCGAGCATTTGCGCGACCAGGGCCTTCCAGTCCACGATTGCGGCTGCACAAGCAAAGATGCGGTGGACTATCCGGACTTCGCACACGCGGTAGCCAATCTGGTCGGTACGGGCGTGTGTCGCTGGGGCATCGTCGTCGACGGTGCCGGCATCGGCTCGTGCATGGCCGCCAACAAGGTGCCCGGCGTGCGGGCCGCTCTCTGTTACGACCTCTCCTCCGCCCGCAACAGCCGTGAACACAACCACGCCAACGTCCTCACCCTCGGTGCAGGCCTGATCGGCAACGGCCTGGCACACCAGATTGTCGACGAATGGCTGGCTACGCCGTGGGGACCCGACCGCCATGCCCGCCGGGTAGCGAAAATCACCGACATCGAAAAAAGATATCTGCGGCCGGGAGCAGAAGCATGATCGATCGAAACGAGCTCATTGAGGTCGTCACCCGCCAGGTTCTGGCGACGCTTGCCGGCCAGCCAGGAGATCAGGGGCTGGAACATGCTGCACAGGTGGTTGCCAACGGCGCCGCACGCCTCGGCTACTGCGGCGCCGGCGTCGATGTGCCGAGAGATCTGGCGCAGTTCATCGACCATACCCTGTTGCGTCCGGACGCAACTCCAGCCGACATTGATCGGCTGTGCGACGAGGCAGCAGAGTACGGCTTCGCCGCGGTGTGCATCAACCCCTCCTGGGTGGCACGAGCGAAGAGGCGTTTACGAAATGCTGGCGTCACTGTCGCGTCGGTTGTCGGCTTCCCTCTCGGAGCCAACACCCCCGAGATCAAGGCGATGGAGGCGCGCCGCGCATTGCGCGACGGCGCACGGGAAATCGATATGGTGATCAATATCGGAGCTCTGAAGGGCGACAAGCACGATCTGGTGAAACGCGACATCGCTGGCGTGTCAGACGCCTGTCGGGAGGTCGGCGCTCTCAACAAGGTGATCATCGAGGCCGCGTATTTGACCGACGAGGAGAAGGTGATCGCCTGCCGGCTCGCTGTTGCCGGCCGCGCCCACTATGTCAAGACCTCGACCGGCTTCGGTCCCGGAGGTGCCACCGTCTTCGACGTCGCACTGATGCGCGAGGTGGTTGGCGCCAAGGTCGGCGTGAAGGCGGCCGGCGGCATCCATACCGCCGACGAGGTTCGCGAGATGATCACCGCCGGCGCGACCCGTATCGGTGCCTCAGCGGGCGTCCGTATCGTGACCGGCGAGGAAGGAGAGTCCGGTGGATCATATTGACCTTCGCTCCTACGTTTTTCTGGATTCGCTGCAGCCTCAATACGCAGCATTTCTCGGCACCGTCGCCCAGGGTTTCCTCCCGTTGGCCGGCGATGCGTCGTTGTGGGTGGAGATCTCCCCGGGGATCGAGATCAACCGCCTCACCGATGTGGCCTTGAAGGCCACCCACGTTCGCCCCGGGATGCAGATTGTCGAGCGGTATTACGGCCTGCTCGAGGTGCACTCCGAATCACAGGCCGACACCCGGGCCGCCGGTGCCGCGATCCTCGAGGAAATCGGCATCGAAGAGACGCACCGCCGCAAACCGCAGATCCTCTCCAGCCAGGTCATTCGCCACCTCGACGACCACCAGGTCCAGCTCATCAATCGCATGCGCCATGGCCACATGATCATCCCCAAGCAGACACTCTACGTGCTCGAGGTCGAGCCGGCCGCCTACGCAGCGTTGGCAGCAAACGAGGCCGAAAAGGCGGCTGAAATCAACATCCTCGAGGTGCGGGCGTTCGGCTCGATGGGTCGCGTCTATCTCGGTGGAGAGGAACGGGACATCGACGTCGGTTGGCGCGCCGCGGTGGCAGCAATCGAAGGCGTTGAGGGAAGAGAAGGCGATTAGTTGATCGAGACGAAACGACACAACCAGATGCTGGATGCTAGATGCTGGATAGATGGCCGCCGCCAAAGCGAATCCGGAACGGACGGGCCGATCCAGAATCCAGCATCCAGGATCCAGCATCCGAATTGGAAAGGAGTCAGAGATGGCTGAAGCGTTGGGAATGATCGAGTGCCGCGGGTTCGCGGCAGTGGTCGAGGCTGCAGACGCCATGGTCAAGGCGGCCAAGGTGGAGCTGGTTTCGTACGAAAAGACTGGGGGTGGCTACGTCACCGCTATCGTACGCGGCGACGTCGCCGCGGTGAAGGCGGCGGTCGAGGCCGGAATCCGCGGTGCCGAGACCGTCGGCGAAGTGGTCTCCACCCACGTCATCGCACGCCCCCACACCAACATCGACATCGTCCTGCCCCTCGGCCGCGCCGACGAGGCCGCCGGCGAGACCAAGGCCAAAGGCAAGCGCTGATGCTGCTCGGGCGAGTGGCCGGCACCCTGGTCGCGAGCCGCAAGGACGAAGGCCTGCAGGGCCAGAAGTTCCTGGTGGTTCGCGAGCTCGGGGTGGATGGCAAGGAGACCGGTGGCCACGTAGTGGCCGCGGACTCGGTGGGAGCAGGTTTCGGGGAGGTGGTGTTGTGGGCATCCGGCTCCTCGGCGCGCCAGACCGAGTACACCCGCGACCGACCGTGCGACGCGGTCATCATGGCGATTGTCGACAGCTGGGAGGTCGGTGGGAAAGAGGTCTACCGCAAGACTCCGGCTGGCGGCGAGTGGGCGAGTTGATGGGGCTTCGAGCACGAATTGGGCCGAGGTTCGACCACCTCGGCCGGTGAGTGGAGGCGCAGCAGTTGGAAGCAGCATTTGATCAGCAGGAGATCGCGGCAGTTGTCGAACGGGTCCGGCTGAGGCTTCGCGGCCACGCCGAAGCACCGCCTCCGGTGCCGGCCGATACTGAGGCTGTCGTGGGCGACGGCATCTACCCGGACGTCGACCAAGCCGTTGCCGCCGCCCGCAAGGCATTCGAGGCCTATCACACGATGGGGATCAAGAAGCGCCAACGCATCATCGACGCGGTGCGCGCCGCTATGCGCGATCGGGCCGGGGAGCTGGCGCGAATGGCACACGAGGAAACCGGCATCGGGCGAACCGATGACAAGGCCCTCAAGAACCGCCTAGTGATCGAGAAGACCCCCGGTCCCGAGGATCTCGAACCTCGCGTGTGGTCCGGCGACCTCGGGCTCACCGTCACCGAGTACGCGCCCTTCGGCGTCGTCGGCGCCATCACGCCGACCACCAATCCCACGGCGACGATCATCAACAACACCATCGCGATCTTGTCGGCCGGCAATGCCGTCGTCTTCAACGCCCACCCCAATGCCAAACAGGTTTCGGTTCAGAACGTGCGCTGGATCAACCAGGCCGTCGTCTCGGCGGGTGGCCCAGCCGATCTCGTCACCGCGACGCCGGAACCGACGATCGAAAGCGCGCAGCGGCTCATGAACCACCAATTGGTCCGGATCCTGATGATCACCGGCGGCCCCGGGGTCGTGAAGGAGGCACAGAAGACCCGCAAGCGATCGATCTGCGCCGGGCCCGGCAATCCCCCGGTGGTGGTCGACGCCAACGCAGACCTCGAGCTCGCTGGGCGCGAGATCGTCCGCGGCGCCTCTTTCGACAACAACGTCATCTGTACCGATGAAAAGGTCGTCATGGTCGTTGACTCGGTTGCCGACGAGCTACTCCGCCAGCTCGTTTCCAATCGAAGCTACCTGCTCAAGGAGTACGAGCTCAAAAAGATTGAACGCGTAATCTTCACCGAAATGGGCGAGCCCGGAGAGCCGGGTCGAATCAATCCCCGCTGGATCGGCAAGAACGCCGGCGCCATCCTCGGCGAAATCGGCATCCAGGGCGGCGACGAGCTGCGCCTCGTCC is a genomic window of Acidobacteriota bacterium containing:
- the rpiB gene encoding ribose 5-phosphate isomerase B, which encodes MAVGADHGGFELKSSIIEHLRDQGLPVHDCGCTSKDAVDYPDFAHAVANLVGTGVCRWGIVVDGAGIGSCMAANKVPGVRAALCYDLSSARNSREHNHANVLTLGAGLIGNGLAHQIVDEWLATPWGPDRHARRVAKITDIEKRYLRPGAEA
- the deoC gene encoding deoxyribose-phosphate aldolase yields the protein MPRDLAQFIDHTLLRPDATPADIDRLCDEAAEYGFAAVCINPSWVARAKRRLRNAGVTVASVVGFPLGANTPEIKAMEARRALRDGAREIDMVINIGALKGDKHDLVKRDIAGVSDACREVGALNKVIIEAAYLTDEEKVIACRLAVAGRAHYVKTSTGFGPGGATVFDVALMREVVGAKVGVKAAGGIHTADEVREMITAGATRIGASAGVRIVTGEEGESGGSY
- a CDS encoding BMC domain-containing protein, which produces MAEALGMIECRGFAAVVEAADAMVKAAKVELVSYEKTGGGYVTAIVRGDVAAVKAAVEAGIRGAETVGEVVSTHVIARPHTNIDIVLPLGRADEAAGETKAKGKR
- a CDS encoding EutN/CcmL family microcompartment protein translates to MLLGRVAGTLVASRKDEGLQGQKFLVVRELGVDGKETGGHVVAADSVGAGFGEVVLWASGSSARQTEYTRDRPCDAVIMAIVDSWEVGGKEVYRKTPAGGEWAS
- a CDS encoding aldehyde dehydrogenase EutE, translating into MEAAFDQQEIAAVVERVRLRLRGHAEAPPPVPADTEAVVGDGIYPDVDQAVAAARKAFEAYHTMGIKKRQRIIDAVRAAMRDRAGELARMAHEETGIGRTDDKALKNRLVIEKTPGPEDLEPRVWSGDLGLTVTEYAPFGVVGAITPTTNPTATIINNTIAILSAGNAVVFNAHPNAKQVSVQNVRWINQAVVSAGGPADLVTATPEPTIESAQRLMNHQLVRILMITGGPGVVKEAQKTRKRSICAGPGNPPVVVDANADLELAGREIVRGASFDNNVICTDEKVVMVVDSVADELLRQLVSNRSYLLKEYELKKIERVIFTEMGEPGEPGRINPRWIGKNAGAILGEIGIQGGDELRLVLADVPPEHSLVWTEQMMPVMPVVRSPNVDDAIDLAIRAERGCGHTASIYSRDVNAITRMAREIDVSIFVANAANLAGLGDGGEGYTSFSIASPTGEGLTRPRSFSRDRRITVAGGLRIV